The following is a genomic window from Plectropomus leopardus isolate mb unplaced genomic scaffold, YSFRI_Pleo_2.0 unplaced_scaffold28290, whole genome shotgun sequence.
aaaaaatacaaatgtactGTTTCCTCCTGTTGCAATAACatttgccaaaaactgcagtggaatcaagaaaactttttcaaatTCTGTTCTTTTGatgttcttctgtttttttaactctggGGAAGGCAAATCGATGAGTGgcttttaattatatattttgggATCCAATATGCATATAGTTAACACATTAGATGTATAATAACTAGATACCAGACCCCAAGATGGTGGCCATTTAGTCCGATGGAGTTGTTTACAGGTGACAGAAATTACAACTACAAGATTAGTTGTTGTAATAAACTTGAGGCCTTTAATGGACACACATGACACCAGCTTTCTTCTGTCTGTTGTATCCTCCACAGGTGACCCTGCATGCAGATAACCCCTGCAGATATGTGGcgtggaggaggaagaaactCTATCTGCTTTTTGCAAAGCATCGTTACATAGCTAAGATCTTTGCCCTGGTCGTGCGCAACGACATTGCAGAGAAGTTGTTCTCCCTTAATGACAAGGCTTCCAACAAGGCAGGGCACCGTTTCGATCTCCGCTTACCAAGTTACTGCCACATGCCGGGGACTGAATTAGAAAAGGCAGATGGCTTCCTGCAAGTGCCAGTGCAGGGGACAAGGACTGCctgagtgtacacacacacacacacacacacacacacacacacacacacagctccaagCCATAAACACTTAACTGACTCCTTGCATGACGGAATATGTGTCAGTTGGGTGTGGCATGGTGTAGTATTATCTGTTCCATGTGTGGTAAGTGAGTTTCAAGTGATGTTATCTTAAATCTGCTTGCGTTGTCATTTGATCTCAACATGTAGATTTGGTAGGTGCAGTTGTCAACAAACATGGTGTCAGGTCAAGAGGATACTCTCTGGGGAATAGACCAGGGTCATGTGACTGATAGACAGCCTGGGACATCTGTGGGCTACTGTTTTGTAGCCTTACCAACTAGGCTGATGTTATTCATACTGTTTGAACGTAGCTTTTTGTCATGTACTTTGAGATAGAAGCCTTTTAactagggatgtcccgatccaATCTTAAACATCGGACTCAGGGCtgatcaaggcattttttgactgatCCAAATCGGCTATATTTAGCTCATAAAGTTATCtgatcctttgttttatgtcGACTATCACGCAggtgttttaatttaatgcaaCAACACGGAGCAAACACACCATGAATTAAACACAGTGTGAgattgtttatttacattagCTACCCAAGTTCTGAgcacttgttttatttcagctcAGTTTGAGACTTTTGTATTTTGCCTTTGGTTATAGCACACTGTGTTTCTGCGCCCTGCTCAGAGTagtgaggaggagaagaggagaggaaagcaATGCAGAGCTTACTACAACCTCACTCACCACTGCAAGGACAATTAAAGCTGCGCAAGCAAAAATCCAACATGGTTTACGTATTAATGAATCTAGATCTGCCAAGAATATGTGCGAACGACAAAGACAGACACTCTAAAATACAGTTCATTCAGCTAACACAGACACACGTTGCACTGAAGCAAAAACGCTGGAGaatctcttaaagggacagtcgtTCCCTTGAGACAGCGACAAGACCAATAAGATTAAAGGGAGGTTTTGTCATTGtgtaaaatacatacaataataGGCTAATGCATTGCAGAGCTTTTCAGTTATTCATACTGTCAAGCATAGGCTATTCATTGAAGAAGCCTACTTACAATGTGCACAGTGC
Proteins encoded in this region:
- the LOC121938046 gene encoding popeye domain-containing protein 3-like, which produces IRVTVNGEFLHYIYPFQFLDSPEWDSLRPSEEGVFQVTLHADNPCRYVAWRRKKLYLLFAKHRYIAKIFALVVRNDIAEKLFSLNDKASNKAGHRFDLRLPSYCHMPGTELEKADGFLQVPVQGTRTA